In Chaetodon trifascialis isolate fChaTrf1 chromosome 23, fChaTrf1.hap1, whole genome shotgun sequence, the following proteins share a genomic window:
- the ccnb3 gene encoding G2/mitotic-specific cyclin-B3 translates to MPLPRGKKPTVTGGSKIPKLTATATENQEEGPQVKRSSSPPHGAPKKRTAFIDITNAHKVQISLPGRKKATAKKQAKKTSSASVPAQNQANLQKSSSVSSEETPANKDKAEEEKEEEAQEDVAAPAEELVASAPPAAREVPAHLKKQAIPEEFDIDSENSEDCYMCPEYAKDIFDYLKQREEKFVLSDYMHKQPSLNPEMRAILIDWLVEVQENFELNHETLYLAVKMTDHYLSLTPVHREMLQLVGSTTMLIASKFEERSPPCVDDFLYICDDAYKREELISMETSILQTLSFDINIPTAYRFLRRYAKCVSAGMDTLTLARYYCEMSLMEMEMVSERGSLLASACLLMALVTKDLGGWRPILQFHTGYQTSDLAPLVRKLYLMLLAPPDDKLAAVRNKYSHRVFSEVACLPLVNIDVLEKALSQ, encoded by the exons ATGCCTTTACCGAGGGGGAAAAAACCCACAGTGACCGGTGGGAGCAAGATACCCAAGCTCACTGCAACAGCCACCGAGAACCAG GAGGAAGGCCCGCAGGTGAAGAggtcctcctcccctcctcacgGAGCCCCTAAGAAGAGGACTGCTTTTATTGATATCACTAAT GCTCATAAGGTCCAGATCAGTCTCCCAGGGAGGAAGAAGGCCACTGCGAAGAAGCAGGCTAAGAAAACAAGCAGCGCCTCTGTGCCGGCGCAAAATCAAGCCAACCTGCAGAA gtcTTCGTCTGTGAGCTCAGAGGAGACGCCCGCCAACAAAGACAAGgccgaggaggagaaggaagaggaggcgcAGGAGGATgtagcagctccagctgagGAGCTGGTGGCCTCTGCGCCCCCTGCTGCCCGTGAAGTGCCAGCACACCTTAAGAAACAAGCT ATCCCAGAGGAGTTTGACATCGACTCTGAAAACTCGGAGGACTGTTACATGTGTCCGGAGTACGCCAAGGACATCTTTGACTACCTCAAACAGAGAGAG GAGAAGTTCGTCCTCAGTGACTACATGCACAAGCAGCCCAGCCTGAACCCCGAGATGAGGGCGATCCTGATCGACTGGCTGGTGGAAGTGCAG GAGAACTTCGAGCTGAACCACGAGACCTTGTACCTGGCTGTCAAGATGACAGATCACTACCTGTCCCTGACTCCAGTCCACAGGGAGATGCTGCAGCTCGTCGGCTCCACCACCATGCTCATCGCCTCCAAGTTTGAG GAGCGCAGTCCGCCGTGTGTCGACGACTTCCTCTACATCTGCGATGACGCATACAAGAGGGAGGAGCTCATCTCCATGGAGACCAGCATCCTGCAGACGCTGTCCTTCGACATCAACATCCCCACCGCCTACCGCTTCCTCAGACGCTATGCCAAG tgtgtgagcgCCGGCATGGACACGCTGACTCTGGCTCGGTACTACTGCGAGATGAGCCtcatggagatggagatggtgTCGGAGAGAGGCTCGCTGCTGGCCTCAGCCTGCCTGCTGATGGCGCTGGTCACCAAAGACCTGGGAGGATGG CGTCCCATACTTCAGTTCCACACGGGCTATCAGACGTCGGATTTGGCGCCGCTCGTAAGGAAGCTCTACCTGATGCTTTTAGCTCCTCCTGACGATAAACTTGCAGCGGTCAGAAACAAATACTCACACAG GGTGTTTTCAGAGGTGGCGTGCCTGCCGTTGGTCAACATTGACGTTCTGGAGAAAGCTTTGTCTCAGTGA